A region of the Ischnura elegans chromosome 11, ioIscEleg1.1, whole genome shotgun sequence genome:
ggacaagtggattacttctcactccaaactgcattcttatgcctcagcacccacttccccttgattgccaaggagtaggtattcctccgccgtactacctatataagtcttCATCTCCAGGTGGGCTGGCGTCAGAGGGCTGGCGTTGGAGGTCTGCATCGTAGGGCAGCGTCGAAGGACAGAGTTCAGAGACGAGAGTTCCGAGACTTTCGAGAGTTCCGAGACGGGAGTCTctgagcctttgagtcgaagggcctttgcgcgaaaatcctttgtgCAAAAAACCTTAGTgcaaaaagtccttagcgggagaagttctgcggataagttcggaggaatttctggggggggacaccagaaatttttggggggcacactaaaaaatgccacacttcTCTCCTATTGCTTGAAGCTTCGTGTTTGTCCAGTGCAAAATCAATTGCAACATTCactcatcaaaaatctgagacCAATGATTAAGAGGCTAAACATCCTTGCCTAGTTAATATGCAATCCTTCAAACCAGGTTTCTGAGTAACAATGTTTTGGTCACTTGATGACCACTGACAGCAATTTATACCgtaaaaaaattgtctgagctcagGGAGAACGTTCAATACATCACATCTGTGCTCCTTTCTTCACTGTGGTATTTGTCAGCTGAAGTCAACAGATTTTCGTGCAACTTCAATAACTACACGCTCAAGGACTTTTTCAGGTTGCCtaaaaatgaaatagtaaaaaCATACGCCTAGGACATTTGTAGATGTAACGGCACTTGCATTTCAATGAATTACTCTCAATGTTTCCTGGGCCCTTTCTATTTCTTTTGGCGATAAAACTCAATGCTTAGATGTTCTGTCCCCAAATACTGAAAGGGAGACTGAGTGTCAAAAAAAAGAGCACAAGTGAATGTTTCACTCCAGGCATAGGCGAGCAAAATTTCGGGCTTCAATGGGTCCTGTCATTTTCACAAAATACATTACATGCATACTGCCTGTAAAGGGTACAAGAAATCAACCAATGGTTtgttgtaatagggtggtttcctattacttttttcattgtCCAAATAGAGTACGAATTGCTCTTACAGTACgaatttcaggcttttagatttttagatgacgatatctatttttcgtgattaaatgaaaagtgaaaattttcaagcacatgaAAATGCAAcagctaagcatgaatgctgggaaaatgccGTGAgaagtatttctggttcccgcttccgcagtgtgaggtgaccttggggcgaggctttgagtgctgctacgatgcaggctgctggcaggtagcacttggcttaaataaggtttattattaTCCCACCAAACGAaggaacttaggcaattttaataggtgattattaagagatatttctctgagctctgtgcctcatgcatgcattggtaatctcagacgatgtaaaactcccgactgcTCGTATAGaatataggtccctgtgatgtcacctggagtggcatcgcatggctgccaatctggcgtttttcaaatgaggttaaaattgaccattaacatttgtccaaactgggatttctaaaaccaaagaatttgtatattttgaatacactaatggtgggtaacgaatcgcagtcaatgcctttcattatctttgatgaaggaaactatcctattgtttgtaaaatcaataaaaagcTTCGCattcaaagaatttaaaaaacaaaatgattgATGTTCTGATAAAAACCGGATTACATTTGTTTAGCATTTGTCCTTAGTTACGAATTGAAAAGTCATTTACTTCCCAGTTAACACACATGAGTCCTATGTGAAGTCTTAAAGAGCTCATACAAATTTGTATGAGTCTTATGACACGGTCTCAAATGCCTCATGAGGAGGTCTTTATGAGGTCTTATGCAATCATACAAGAGTCATGAAGGATGTCACGTAAGACTCCTAAAGACCTCCTGCATGAGGTCCCGTAAGACTCCTATAAGACCGTAGCTGCGAAGGGGGCGCCATCTGTTGATTGATGGTAGAACTACGATCTATCATCGCTTAATTATACCGAAAGATGGCGCTAAAATCGATTCATAATACGCCGGGTTGCCTATATAACCCCCGGGAGACCACAGTACCGTCTGTTAATAATATAGTAATTCCGTTGTTCTAAAACTTACTGACCATGAATATTACTGGAAAAAAGCAGTGAAAGAAACCAATCTTCTTtgttattaaaaaggaaatagagTAGCTACACATTCAAACACACTAGGGAGAGgtataaaaataccaaaacattAACCTACTCAATAGAAATAACCATTTAGAGAAAAGTTTCCAGTTAAAAAAGTAGACAGCCATCAACCAATCTCCCAAGGTTTTGGTTCCTTGGCAAATAGTATCaattacctagatgttaagctgGCAGAGGCTGGATTAACAAATGCATTCCTCATCCTGTTAATAAATCACCTGAAATTATAAAACGAACTGACAATAAAGGCAACTAAACCACTAATGGAAGGAAGCATGGGAAGTCATAAGTAGACATATAATTCACTTTACAGGCATGAACAATTTTTTATTGGACACGAAATGGGAACAATATCAACAACTAAACAgcaggaacattttttttttcggcaTACTTCAAACGGTCTCCTGCATGCTGCAGCCACTGCTTGGCTACTCTCTCCAAGCTGGCAATGTTGCTTGAACAATGGGACTCCATTACAGCAgctggaaaatatattcatcataaGGGTGATAGAAAATAACTATAAGGCTGAGGAAATGATTAAGTAGACTTCATAAGCCACCTAAATACCATTCAGGAGGAAAACTTATTCATACCAATCAATGTATCTGCAAACTTAGTAGTTCTTAAAGACATGGTATCTTGGGAGCACCCTCCTTTCTTGCTCCCATGCTGTGGACCAGTCCACGTCAGTTGATATGCTAACTCATTAGTCAGGAGGGTCGACAACACCCTCCTCAGGTGGGCATCTCCACTTGCTCCTCCAATGAGTTTTACTTTCAGCTTCTGCGAAGTGCAAGAAAGATCTCAATTAGAATGTTTTGGATCATCATACCCAGTTCCTAAGGAATTCACAATGcttattatttcaggaaaatgtttaaaattcataatgcttattatttcaggaaaatgtttaaaattcatgGCTCATTACTACAATGAAAACCTTGCATAGAAACAATATATTTCACATCTTAAGAAATATGAATCAATTGAAGATATGGCTCACCAACTGTTTCCGGGCTTGCTCATCACTCAGTAGTTTTCCCTCAAAAGTTGTAATTTCTCTGACTGACTTTAATGGAAAAGTTGGCAGAGCATCTAATGTGCTCGACATTTGGGCACCAGAATAACTCTCTAATCCTTCATTTTGAAGGAATGCCAGCACAAAGTCAAGCTTATTACTTAGCGTCTCATTCTTCCTTTCCATATTATCTAATCTGGCATGCAAATTTGCAAAT
Encoded here:
- the LOC124167652 gene encoding uncharacterized protein LOC124167652; protein product: MTLFIKHTKHNSTVENSGCRLSQYQPEMKAQGNKGKRQRKRKHFDDMVELGSEGDDLLDKLPPPPVGLSRGEHTKGIQRPQCSGSIKKSSNTMKSGIIENEVHENCASKSGPSSVKINVETNGLGGDNQEGPLPSPIETDDVGGEYNIAALMKREFANLHARLDNMERKNETLSNKLDFVLAFLQNEGLESYSGAQMSSTLDALPTFPLKSVREITTFEGKLLSDEQARKQLKLKVKLIGGASGDAHLRRVLSTLLTNELAYQLTWTGPQHGSKKGGCSQDTMSLRTTKFADTLIAAVMESHCSSNIASLERVAKQWLQHAGDRLKYAEKKNVPAV